The following coding sequences are from one Methanosarcina sp. WWM596 window:
- a CDS encoding IS4 family transposase → MSPRPPPTLEDSLREMFPEEWLRQTAKETGLIVRERKIDPVIIFWVLTLGFGVRLQRTLASLKRGYEKESNKTLSDSSWYYRFTPELVEFLHQCVIHGIEELAKEPGRKLSKKLENFQDVLIQDSTIVRLHSSLADKFPAARARTVSAGVKVGVMVSAVANGPKTVALYSEKTAEIKTLKIGPWIKDRILLVDLGFYKTQMFARVEENGGYFVSRIRKNMDPILVSVEEGLSKTKSKEFAEKPVSECIKQLSGKDIDAVVKIAFKRRAYKGKQKRDEMLVRLVAVYNDEDEKHHIYITNIQKDVLNAKDIAKLYGARWDIELLFKELKSKYALEVLETKNVQVIEALIWTAMLTLIVSRRIYSLVRNSTAHPEKMAQYTQLRWSTIFAENASDLLTVILNRCGIQRTFETIMSVYESQALDPHVNRERFREEFFL, encoded by the coding sequence ATGTCTCCTCGTCCCCCACCTACTCTTGAAGACTCTCTTCGGGAAATGTTTCCCGAAGAGTGGTTAAGGCAAACTGCCAAAGAAACTGGCCTCATAGTACGTGAGCGTAAAATTGACCCTGTCATCATCTTTTGGGTTTTAACTCTTGGTTTTGGTGTACGCTTGCAGCGTACACTTGCCAGTTTGAAAAGAGGATATGAAAAAGAATCAAATAAGACATTAAGCGACAGCAGCTGGTACTATAGATTCACTCCAGAACTTGTTGAGTTTCTTCATCAGTGTGTTATTCACGGCATAGAAGAGCTTGCAAAAGAACCTGGTAGAAAACTTAGCAAAAAACTCGAAAACTTTCAGGATGTTCTCATTCAAGACAGCACAATTGTTCGTCTTCACTCATCTTTAGCAGACAAGTTTCCAGCAGCAAGAGCAAGAACAGTATCAGCTGGGGTAAAAGTGGGAGTTATGGTAAGTGCAGTTGCTAATGGGCCTAAAACAGTTGCTCTGTACTCTGAAAAAACAGCTGAGATCAAAACATTGAAAATCGGCCCATGGATCAAAGACCGTATTCTTCTTGTTGATCTTGGATTTTACAAAACTCAAATGTTTGCAAGAGTTGAGGAAAACGGAGGATATTTTGTCTCAAGAATAAGGAAGAATATGGATCCTATTCTTGTTTCTGTTGAAGAAGGACTTTCTAAGACAAAAAGCAAAGAGTTCGCGGAAAAACCTGTTAGTGAGTGTATTAAACAACTCTCTGGAAAAGATATTGATGCAGTTGTAAAAATAGCATTCAAAAGAAGAGCGTATAAGGGCAAACAAAAGCGGGATGAGATGCTTGTACGTCTTGTTGCGGTATATAATGATGAGGATGAAAAGCATCACATATATATCACAAATATTCAGAAAGATGTTTTGAATGCAAAAGACATTGCAAAATTATATGGAGCAAGATGGGACATAGAACTGCTGTTTAAGGAGTTGAAAAGCAAATACGCTCTTGAAGTTCTTGAAACAAAGAATGTGCAGGTAATTGAGGCTCTAATATGGACAGCAATGTTGACACTAATCGTTAGCAGAAGAATTTATTCTCTCGTAAGAAACTCGACAGCTCATCCTGAAAAAATGGCTCAATATACGCAGTTACGTTGGAGCACAATATTTGCAGAGAATGCATCAGATTTGTTGACAGTAATTCTGAATAGATGTGGAATTCAAAGAACTTTTGAAACGATAATGAGTGTATATGAAAGTCAAGCATTGGACCCGCATGTAAACAGAGAAAGGTTCAGAGAAGAATTCTTTTTATGA
- a CDS encoding glycosyltransferase gives MKILVIPTTDWIRHPVPNRLNFVFDILAEKHEVYVLHFNLKAFKNNKPRKTACKLVDTKFIDVGDPSLYYLLNWPKHFMKMREIIKEKDIDVVLSTNILPSFLINMLNVPVVFDYLDHLEESASVYYPESFFGKIVKKGVGQITRYNLKHAASVITVTQELKDFLAEIGVEDAEVIPNGVNCSLLKPIPKEEAKKALDLKGNVIGYVGSLEHWVDLETAVEALPDLKVTLLVVGPGLFTDYGEKIKEMANKLGVSERIRFTGAVPYEELGTYISAMDIGLNTLKKMDKNEYAAGGKVFNYLACGRPVLSSRTISLVRMLGDNLFYYDDKEGFIRETKRILETPDNEKKYRELAKTFDWEVLARKYEEVLRRAI, from the coding sequence ATGAAAATTCTTGTGATACCAACCACTGATTGGATCAGACATCCCGTGCCTAACAGGCTTAATTTCGTATTTGATATCCTTGCAGAAAAACATGAAGTGTATGTTCTGCATTTCAACCTCAAAGCGTTCAAAAATAACAAGCCAAGAAAAACAGCTTGCAAACTTGTGGATACAAAATTTATAGATGTGGGAGATCCTTCTCTATATTATTTGTTAAATTGGCCAAAGCACTTTATGAAAATGAGAGAGATAATTAAAGAAAAAGATATAGATGTAGTACTCTCCACAAATATTCTTCCATCGTTTTTGATAAATATGTTAAATGTTCCCGTAGTTTTTGATTACCTTGATCACCTGGAAGAATCTGCATCAGTATATTATCCGGAGTCTTTTTTTGGGAAAATTGTCAAGAAAGGAGTAGGGCAGATTACAAGGTACAATCTGAAACATGCAGCTTCTGTAATAACTGTCACCCAGGAACTCAAAGATTTTCTTGCAGAAATAGGAGTAGAAGACGCAGAAGTTATCCCAAATGGGGTAAATTGCAGTCTTTTAAAACCTATCCCTAAAGAAGAAGCAAAAAAAGCACTTGACCTTAAAGGAAATGTTATTGGATATGTGGGTTCCCTTGAGCACTGGGTAGACCTAGAAACTGCTGTCGAGGCTCTCCCTGACCTGAAAGTAACGCTTCTGGTTGTGGGTCCGGGATTATTTACAGATTACGGTGAGAAAATCAAAGAAATGGCAAACAAGCTAGGAGTTTCGGAAAGGATCAGGTTTACAGGGGCTGTACCCTATGAGGAGCTCGGAACCTATATTTCGGCTATGGATATAGGGCTCAATACATTGAAAAAAATGGATAAAAACGAATATGCAGCTGGAGGAAAAGTCTTTAATTACCTTGCTTGCGGAAGGCCTGTTTTATCCAGCAGGACAATTTCCCTTGTAAGAATGCTCGGGGATAACTTATTTTACTACGATGATAAGGAAGGGTTCATAAGGGAAACAAAAAGAATTCTGGAGACTCCGGATAATGAGAAAAAATATAGAGAACTTGCAAAGACTTTTGACTGGGAAGTCCTTGCCCGAAAATACGAAGAGGTCTTGAGGAGAGCCATATGA
- a CDS encoding glycosyltransferase — protein sequence MLQTCDIVVDSVGFYDKRQVGWYGVLTNEAQQMEIPCCTWIKPELEHFLDQPSGIVNITAENITQKLEELIVDKNLRIELGKQGIKYVKEVHDNKDICQKILQVYKKII from the coding sequence TTGCTGCAAACCTGTGATATAGTTGTTGATTCAGTTGGTTTTTATGATAAAAGACAGGTTGGGTGGTATGGAGTTCTTACAAACGAAGCCCAACAGATGGAAATTCCATGCTGTACATGGATCAAACCAGAACTTGAGCACTTTCTGGATCAGCCCAGTGGAATCGTGAATATAACAGCAGAGAATATTACACAAAAATTAGAAGAATTAATAGTGGATAAGAACCTGAGAATAGAGCTTGGCAAACAAGGAATAAAATATGTAAAAGAAGTGCATGATAATAAAGATATATGTCAAAAAATACTTCAGGTTTATAAAAAAATAATTTGA
- a CDS encoding CDP-glycerol glycerophosphotransferase family protein, whose translation MKLIHNIEYVLNTSAFNCIYLLNSAISKKDKKLIGFANTYFNGNIKYLYEEMKKYPGLKIYFVTSQKSELKFLQNKGVEAYYCRDTKKIPLFVKTNVWITSHGTFCIPSHYLYKLFKKRRSKWVDTWHGIASLKKTPRAKGLKNYDIGFVSSEYYIHYYASQEKGISDKLKITGFPRTDILLDNSLDRQKIISDLNITKNKKNVLYAPGWGNPDASENKEKSLFPFEKDEIMLDKLSKFSVVHDCNILIRTHPNWERDNKEYSTRLIKKITGTKNIYYIPSSKFPVTEPILYISDILITDHSSIADDFILLKRPIIFMDTGIPQDLLVFPFKDRAGIVVKNKDEFMVALNNCLINPFEYYNNLKEKQETFVKKIYKYSDGKSSERCVEEIMKLIR comes from the coding sequence ATGAAGTTAATCCATAATATAGAATATGTACTAAATACATCTGCATTTAACTGCATATATTTGCTGAACTCAGCAATAAGTAAAAAAGATAAAAAACTTATTGGATTTGCTAATACTTATTTTAATGGAAATATAAAATACCTATATGAAGAAATGAAAAAATATCCAGGACTTAAAATTTATTTTGTAACATCACAAAAATCGGAATTAAAATTTCTGCAGAACAAAGGTGTAGAAGCTTATTACTGTAGAGATACAAAAAAGATTCCTTTATTCGTAAAAACCAATGTATGGATTACAAGCCATGGAACATTTTGCATCCCAAGCCATTATTTGTATAAATTATTCAAAAAACGTAGAAGTAAATGGGTTGATACCTGGCATGGCATAGCTTCGCTCAAAAAAACTCCACGAGCTAAAGGGTTAAAAAACTATGACATTGGATTTGTGTCTTCTGAATATTATATACATTACTATGCATCACAAGAAAAAGGAATTTCGGATAAATTAAAGATTACTGGATTTCCGAGAACAGATATTCTACTGGATAATAGTTTGGATAGGCAGAAAATTATCAGTGATTTGAATATTACCAAGAACAAAAAAAATGTTCTTTATGCTCCGGGCTGGGGCAATCCTGACGCAAGTGAAAATAAGGAAAAATCCCTTTTTCCTTTTGAAAAAGATGAAATTATGCTTGATAAATTAAGCAAATTTTCTGTAGTTCATGATTGCAATATACTGATCAGAACACATCCAAACTGGGAAAGAGATAACAAGGAATATTCTACAAGGCTTATTAAGAAGATAACTGGTACAAAAAATATCTATTATATTCCATCTAGTAAATTCCCTGTTACTGAACCAATTCTATATATTAGTGACATTCTTATAACAGATCATTCCAGCATAGCTGATGATTTCATTCTTTTAAAAAGACCGATCATATTCATGGATACTGGCATTCCTCAAGACCTTCTTGTTTTCCCTTTTAAAGACAGAGCCGGAATTGTTGTGAAAAATAAGGATGAATTTATGGTTGCTCTGAATAATTGTTTAATCAATCCTTTTGAATATTATAATAATCTAAAAGAAAAACAGGAAACGTTCGTTAAAAAAATATACAAGTATTCAGATGGTAAATCCTCTGAAAGATGTGTTGAAGAAATTATGAAACTCATTAGATAA
- a CDS encoding glycosyltransferase yields MRVLLLANQPEHTTRLKMFQSTLEELGYDTLIPKFNTRNWIQISGLAKQFIKKEKPDVVHLFNVPDIIYHDLPKLKGTCFKKMIYDYRSPWGIELEMSFRAPGRMMAEYFEKKLAASADLITTVNGPLGEKVKTYTEDGKQEVYEVPNYPKNSFMTGEDLAEDGAITFLGRVCEQEGIGNFLNMAKKYPDEKFRIVGDGPFSKWYLAKKLPNVEFLGWQPHEKVAGIIKKARICMIPRKENTLTPYSTDKSIWKLNEYLNLGKLVIASGITKEEDRKNLLIVKSSELENAVHEYLDKKPEKLNSGDYRFWESNTRKIKEVYEKIQ; encoded by the coding sequence ATGAGAGTTTTATTGCTTGCTAACCAGCCCGAACATACCACAAGACTCAAAATGTTCCAGAGTACCCTTGAAGAACTGGGATACGACACGCTCATCCCCAAATTTAACACCAGAAACTGGATACAGATCTCAGGCCTTGCCAAACAGTTCATAAAAAAAGAAAAACCTGATGTAGTCCACCTTTTTAATGTGCCAGATATAATATATCACGATTTGCCGAAATTAAAAGGAACCTGCTTTAAAAAGATGATCTATGACTACAGGTCTCCCTGGGGCATTGAACTTGAAATGAGTTTCAGGGCTCCCGGCAGGATGATGGCTGAATATTTTGAAAAAAAATTGGCAGCAAGTGCAGACCTTATAACCACAGTAAACGGGCCTCTTGGAGAAAAAGTAAAAACATATACCGAAGACGGAAAACAAGAGGTCTATGAAGTCCCTAATTACCCCAAAAATAGTTTTATGACGGGAGAGGATTTAGCAGAAGACGGGGCCATAACATTTCTGGGAAGAGTTTGCGAGCAGGAAGGGATCGGAAATTTCCTGAATATGGCGAAAAAGTATCCCGATGAAAAATTCAGGATCGTGGGAGACGGCCCATTTTCAAAGTGGTATCTGGCAAAAAAGCTTCCAAACGTAGAATTTCTGGGATGGCAGCCTCATGAAAAGGTGGCAGGGATAATCAAAAAAGCCAGAATATGTATGATCCCCCGGAAAGAAAATACTTTGACTCCCTATTCGACGGATAAGAGCATCTGGAAACTCAACGAATACCTTAACCTTGGGAAACTGGTTATAGCCTCAGGGATCACAAAAGAAGAAGACAGGAAGAACCTGCTGATAGTAAAAAGTTCTGAACTCGAAAATGCTGTCCATGAGTATCTTGACAAAAAACCAGAGAAATTGAACTCTGGAGATTACCGCTTCTGGGAATCAAACACCAGGAAAATAAAAGAAGTCTATGAAAAAATCCAGTGA
- the wecB gene encoding non-hydrolyzing UDP-N-acetylglucosamine 2-epimerase → MKIVSVVGARPQFIKCAPVSRIIREQHEEILVHTGQHYDPKMSDVFFEELDIPKPDYNLGIGSGTQGEQTGKMLIEIEKVLLKEKPDIVLVYGDTNSTLAGALAASKLHIKVTHVEAGLRSFDRTMPEEINRVITDHISNILFCPTDTAVMNLKNEGITEGVYNVGDVMVDALKYNQKIAEEKSTILQDLNLNPKEFLLATVHRASNTDNKEKLSSIVKAFSDAEATIIFPVHPRTKKYLKEYDLWEKILTNTKVIPPVGYLDMLKLESNARKVITDSGGIQKEAYMLGIPCITLRDNTEWVETVEEGWNILVGANYEKIGDAIENLEGADRRNSVFGDGSASEKISQKINARET, encoded by the coding sequence ATGAAGATTGTATCAGTAGTCGGTGCCCGCCCTCAATTTATAAAATGTGCGCCTGTGTCCCGTATCATCCGAGAGCAACATGAAGAAATACTTGTCCATACAGGCCAGCACTATGACCCCAAAATGTCCGATGTCTTTTTTGAAGAACTCGATATCCCAAAGCCGGACTACAACCTTGGTATAGGGTCGGGTACCCAAGGGGAGCAAACCGGCAAAATGCTCATAGAAATAGAAAAAGTGCTTTTGAAAGAGAAACCAGACATTGTGCTTGTCTACGGAGATACAAATTCTACACTTGCAGGCGCACTTGCTGCTTCCAAGCTGCACATCAAGGTAACACATGTGGAAGCTGGACTGAGGTCTTTTGATAGAACCATGCCTGAAGAGATTAACAGAGTCATAACCGATCACATCTCGAATATACTATTCTGCCCGACTGATACTGCAGTGATGAACCTGAAAAATGAAGGCATTACTGAAGGTGTATACAATGTTGGGGATGTAATGGTAGACGCCCTTAAGTATAACCAGAAAATTGCAGAAGAAAAATCAACTATTTTACAGGATCTTAATCTCAATCCAAAAGAGTTCCTTTTAGCAACCGTACACCGTGCCTCCAATACGGACAATAAAGAAAAACTCTCATCAATTGTAAAAGCATTTTCCGATGCAGAAGCAACAATAATTTTTCCCGTACATCCAAGAACCAAAAAATATCTGAAAGAATACGATTTGTGGGAAAAAATTCTTACGAACACAAAAGTAATTCCTCCGGTAGGCTATCTCGATATGTTAAAACTCGAATCAAATGCCAGAAAGGTCATCACAGATTCAGGAGGAATACAAAAAGAAGCCTATATGCTTGGGATACCCTGCATAACTTTAAGAGATAACACGGAATGGGTAGAAACAGTTGAAGAAGGCTGGAATATACTTGTTGGCGCAAATTATGAGAAAATAGGAGATGCTATTGAAAATTTAGAGGGTGCTGATAGGAGAAATAGTGTATTTGGGGACGGAAGTGCAAGTGAAAAAATATCCCAAAAGATAAATGCTCGAGAAACATGA
- the tnpA gene encoding IS200/IS605 family transposase: protein MELRSFSHGYGQITYHIVLVPKYRYKIFYNKRVKKDCESIFHNICTEKGYKIHALEVVDNHVHLFLEFHPSTSLSEVVQYLKGGSSYRLFKLHPELRTRYWGGSLWSSGKFYRSVGNVTADTIKHYIKESQGKPKTEVQSYRLKSRQRKIDDF from the coding sequence TTGGAATTGCGCAGTTTTAGCCATGGCTATGGTCAGATTACCTACCACATCGTGTTGGTGCCTAAGTATCGATACAAGATATTCTACAATAAACGAGTTAAAAAGGATTGCGAGTCTATATTCCACAATATTTGCACAGAGAAAGGCTACAAAATCCATGCTCTGGAAGTTGTAGATAATCATGTTCACCTGTTCCTGGAATTCCACCCAAGCACCTCTCTATCAGAGGTGGTTCAATACTTGAAAGGAGGTAGTTCTTACAGATTGTTCAAGCTTCATCCTGAACTGAGAACACGATATTGGGGTGGAAGTCTATGGTCAAGTGGTAAATTCTATCGATCCGTTGGAAATGTAACCGCTGACACAATCAAGCACTACATTAAGGAGTCGCAGGGAAAACCGAAAACAGAGGTTCAATCATATAGATTAAAGTCTAGGCAACGGAAAATTGACGATTTCTAA